The window tGTAAAAGTTATTTCCATTCAAACTGCTGCTGAATATCtttgttatattaaaaaaaagaaatctggcaTCTGTTGGTTCTATTTAAGCAGATCTTGTTGATTCAACATTATCGTTTCATGTACATAGAGAACGTAATTCTATTGGGTGAATATTGTGTAATATTATGTACATTCAATTTAACTTCATTAAAACGGAATGAATGAATTTAAATTCACTCAGGACAGCAGTTATCCTAAAATTGAAAATGAAGCATCAAGTCAAATAGTTAAACTAACAAAAACATGCCATTGTTTTGTTATCTTGTGTACTGAGAGAAAGATGTAACTTCATGCTCATAAAGATATTTCTCAAGATGATCATAACTGTGATGAGAGAAATCTATTTTCCTGAAATAAGCTGTTCAGGTTGTGTGCTCTCCTCACCCGTCTGCTATCCACCAGACTTAAGTGTAGTCTGGTGTAGGAAACACTTTTAGTACACCATAGGTTTCAGGATCTCACCCAGTGAGGTTACCTATTACTTAAAATCCCCACCCTCAGTTTTCATTGATCAAATAGTTTTGCAGGGAAGTGATTAAGCTGTGTTGAAGTGAAGTGACAAATTTATCTTCAATTAACACAACGTTGTAGATTGCTGCGAAAGCAAAAGGTTGGTGTGCAACCACAGTCCACTATTGAATTACGTAGCTCCAAAGGGGGGGAAGGGGGTTCTTTAGTTATTCAACACATTTTTTGACTGTGAGAGACTTTAATTCTGCTTTTTAACTAGATTCAACTAAAGGTCCTAAAAGGACTTTTCTTCAGCCTttattattcattcatattattaCCAGACTAACACGGACAAAAAggcaattagagagatttattgacataaattagaaaaagGTTTTGGAACTCGGACCCTGGCAGAAGATGTGAAACCTGCGAATGTCCCTGAGTTTGGATGtccattttaggattaggattggTGAagtccccccaccccaccccccggGGTCcagacactggtggtggaggccgTAGGGGAGAAGGAGTCAGGTGAAGATTGAGAGCGCgaaggaggagatggggtggAGGAGGGTTGAAGttcagctgaagagcaggaggaTCCATTGAAGGAGCGCCTAATAAGCAAAGTCTTGTGGGATGATAAGAGGAGGACTGGACGCAGATTGGCTGGTGCATGGACGTATAACCAGATGATCAGTGGAAGCAGGCGGGGTAAGTCTTTCAGCTTGAACTTTAGTCTAAACTTCATTACTCCAGTTATTATTTATGCTgatcaaaaacattaaaacacaaaggttttttcttctaaaatatttattagaatCAGTTCATATTCACATGTAATGCCATCACACCATGGCTGAATTGTGTTAATTTTAACATGTACGATGGGGAAGGAATCcaaaatgcattttagacaTGAGACTCACACAGCCACAGAGGAGAGAGCCAGCGGGGACggcccctctctctctcagcaggattCCAGCTGTGGACCACTCCCCACAGATAAAAGTCAGAGCTCTTCTGACCAGACACTTTCTTGTGCGACTTCTCTCCTGGGGCTCCCAAGGAGAGGGGGGTGGGTCtccttcctcagcagccatgtgaCCGAAGACCCAAAAGCCACATGCTCCCCAGAACAGTCATTCTGTGGAACTCACCTCCCTGGACCTTCCTTACTGCTGAGACAAAGAAGAAGGCCTGAACGATGAGGCCCTGGCTGGGCCTGACCGACGCACATCCAGCACCTGGAGGAAAACTCTCGTCGCCCTgggaacatgtccgggcaaatcagggttaagtctgctgtcttaacctcatattcagatgcaggaggaaggatcctgcatgccaaaaacagctttgttgtatttctcctcagcctttacagggaagcGAACCCCAGCTGGAGCTGAAAAGCCGACAAATTTGGGCCTGCTATCTAATGTGAGGAGAATCTGCTTAAATCGGACTGCATCCAGGTCACAGAAGGTGGCAgagaccaggcctccgaccccgaccacatggtgctgcagagctaaacgctagccCTTCAAGAACAGCCAATAACTTCCCTGCTTTCAGTGTTCCTTCCTGGAATGGCCAAAGCCTGACCGACTCACATGGACTCACAGGCTTGGGCAGAGAAACCAAAAGGTAAAGTTTAAATGGttaatttggaaatgttttgtaaattgtTGTGCACATGGTGCCTTTAAAACAAAGGACTAACGAaatagctcattgctagcattcggtaccatgtcattgtcgagtgtgtttttacggttataacaaagattatctccacaagggtttcatacattgatgggacattaatgtttacgttatccagcccactcattatgattaaaaataaagctaaatattttatttgtttgcgcCGAATGCCTGCTAGCCAAAGTGTTATCAGCTCCCGCTAACATCCTAATTCAAAAGGAGATTTTTAAAGCATAACGCTTGTCTTTTCTGCTCCGTCAGTAAAtagagctatgagccttattcccacattaatattaaatattaatgttggttttgaaggcaattttgataactttagactttaTCCGATTTAGCGACTCATCGCTATAGCGACCCCTAGCACCCAGAGGTAGAAtcacataaacaaaggcaagtgATCATGAGGTTCAAacgattttactgagcaaatcagtctttagaatattatttactcaaaataatgttctggttaactggggctttgcattgtggatggattgaaacacatgccaaatatttttaacttcattccatgctttttggaatcagatctgcaatGAAAAAGGATTCACTGacttattctgattatgatcaaccacttttgttttgtcttttgtttgtttttgcacgtaaatagttccttagcttagcttctttattttaattttgcttagtagtttagttaagattcactagcctagtagagatgatttactgattgaaatactgttaattcagataaacagcattacatagttatgttctctggatgttcattttatttctgttattaaattgttgaacttgaaaagaagttgtcaatcctttattctatgtgtgtgcagagtttgttgttaaaaaattgctagtgctcaaattcatccctttcaaccattgtctttatcagcttaagagctgatcatcaccagacaatacttaacagagggttatttaataaacattaaatgactttaaacagtgtataattgcacaacacacaaGCAGAGAGTGGATTAATGGAGAACTGTTTCTCATAGCAGTTCTGTTCCTCACAGTAAACTGGATCTAGAACCTGACCTGGTCCAGATGCTTCAGGTTCTGGTCTCTTTACAGCCTGCagagctcctgcagctcctccagctagGAGGATCATAAAGCTCAGCCTGCTGGAAATTAGATTTCTTCAGAGGATCAAACTGCAGCTTTGGTTCTGATCAGAAACAACTCATCATGCTGgttaaatattaacattacatttttttactgAGATCATCCAGTTTTATCAAAGCAGGTAAAGAAGAACAAGATAAAGTCAGAAACTGgttgaaaacacatcagagtCGGTTTTAGAACAGATAACACAAGAAGCATGAAGGTTATGGAAAGGTCTTTGCAAAGTCTTGACAGGAACAACTGGCTTAAATGATATAACAgaaaacagactgaacaaacacTGTGAAAACTCTCATTCTAACAGAGGCCTGAAGTCTAATAAGTTATCATAGATCCTAATTTATTCCATTTTCTAAACAACCTTTCTCCTAATTTTGCACCTACacagcagctgaaaaaaaatgaaatccctTCTTGCTTTTAGCATCAAGGATGCAACCAAGGTCAGACTGGGGCTAGAAACTAGGAAACTTTCTCCTAAACAGATCCACCACCTGAATGTGTGAAACAGTTGCTAACAGGGTTGTCCTGATATCTGCCTCTTTGAAATTATATTACAACAGATATATTTACAGTTCTCtttcacacagagaaaaatagaaatactgTGACAGAACCCTCGATATGCAGCTTCCTGCTCTCTCCATGTTATTTTCAGTGGGAACGTATCTGCTgataaagaaaacactgaactGAATGTTTAATGTGTTCAGGATGAAAAAGTTCAGTCTTCAGTTTTATTCTGCACTTAAATGCGCCGAACTTGTTAGTGACCTTCAGCTGAAGCACATGAAGTATCGGAGAAATTATTTTCTTCACTCTGAAGAATATAGTGATGAATTATTACAGGAGTAAAGGGGCGCGCTTGTGGCGCAgcaggtagcgcgacccatatatggaggccttagtcctcgacgcagtcaacctgggttcaaatccaacccgcggtcctttgccgcatgtctctccccctcttccacccccctttcctttcagcctactttcagaaaaagcaagccactagaagcgcaaaaaatccaaaaaaaaaaaattacaggagTAAAACGTCCAGCTATGATATCCTCATCAgtagcgccacctgctggaggcaaacacacacacagcagcaatAAATTACCTTGAAAACAGGTCACTGATACTGCAGACTCAGAGCATCACTGCATCTAATAAAACAGAGGATCAAACCAATGTTGGTCAGTGAGAACTAGAGTCAGATTTCTTAATTATAACCAGACTTGGAAGACGTCCTGCTGAGTGAGTTTTACCAACAATCACAAAACAATCAGTCTTTAAGTCAACCTATGAGACACGTGTTGAAGATCTGTAGCCACAACTGACAACTACAGCATAAAGGATGCAGAACAAACTGATCAGTGACTGTGAACAGGATTATAAATATCTGCTCAATCTGACAGCTGATGCTGGTAAAATACTTTGTGTGTAAAAGATAAAAGAATTATTTAATCAATAAGTGGAGACCAATGAAATGACCAACCCAGGGATGCAGaagaaattttaagaaattCAGGTTATCTGTAGCGTTTTCAACAGAGACTCTGGTGTTCATGTCAGTTTAGAAGATTCAgattgaaaaaaacataatttttaatataaatttttgtCTTAAAGGTTTTGATATGAATTGAAAAGAAACAAGTTTACTCAGTTTATTGACatgataaaaagaaacattaaacaatTACTCAGAACTGTAGAAAccaattataaataataaacctaagaataaattaaacatttttacaggcataatgtaaatttattttcttttgtttctgaagaaaaaaaatcatcttttaaTAGTCAAACAGTGTTTCTGCTCTTTATCAATGACTCAGTGAAGTCAAAACGTTTCAAGATCTTCACTCAAACAAATTTCCAGAAAGTGAGTTGAGAAcacaacatttttcatttttgtcacGATCTCAGGCACTGATGCTGGTCTGAATACTCACTCTAAACACCTGCCCAGCTCCGCCCCATTTCTCATCACCAGCAATCTGATCCACTTGCACCTGCCAGTATAtaaccagccttcagaccagacatcagtgccagatcattTCGAGCCATCCGGTGTgacttattccagcgttctTTATTCCTAACTTCTGATTGCTTGTTTCTTGACATGTTCTGCCTCTCGACTGCTGAGCCTGTCTGATCCGTATCTGACCTGACTGCCCCTCTGTTTTACCTGACCTCTGCCTGATCCGACCGCCTGCCTGACTCCTTTCTGCTCCGACTGCCTGTGTACCGGACTGGACCTGCTACCTGACATCTGAGCCTGCCTCACCCCGTTCTGATTTTAAGCCTGCTTgtgtaccgaacctggaacTATGCACTGGACTTGTGCTGGATTTCCCTCTGGCGCTTTCCTGGACATCTGATCACTTGGCTCTGACCTCGGACCTCATCCCCGACATCGGCTTCTCGTTTGTCCTCCTGATCATCATGCCAGCGATAGTCTCCACGGTTCTGACCCTCTGCCTGTTCTCTGACCACTGTTCGACTGCATGAGCTCATGGGGACTTCCTGAGTTGCGTGAGCAACGTTCACCTGGCGGTCAGCCGGCTAGAACCTACACTCGTGGTTTCCTCCAGATTGAGCACAGAGAAAAACTTTTCCTGACAGACACTGACGAAGCCTGCTGCCGTTTAGTTTGTAATAAACTGTTTCAATACAAGCACACTTTGTCTGGTTTGAATTCTGAGTCCGTAGAATCCGTTTTCTCTTGTTTCTCACAGTAGACTGAACGACTTGGTCTACTGACTTCATGTTCTGATCTCTGGACCATCAAACACCAGGAAGTGGTTCTGTTCAATATGACGAAGTTCAAAACAAACTCTGATCCTAAACTGGTGGTTCTGCTGAATCAGCAACAAATATGTGGCAGTGTGTTATAAAGATATTATtttgaagtcactatggcctcacaccactcggacataggaggcctgcagacatgatggctgtgaataagatccactgtttgctgattgcaaggccaaatgctgcagctgctgggggATACTGATTGTCCACGATAGACtgcctttgttttgtctcatgccaaggccacagtgcagtattagggagagcggcgaaagcgagacaggcagagacagggcagacgcagcctgcagcgggaccgtggtgtgcgattactttccatctatgtgatctctgctctgtttctcaataaaagtggtggaacttcatcaccaccgtctcttcatttagtaaagatgggaattcagtattattgtttagaattccatccagCCTCCTTGAGAGGCGTTGGACATTCTTCCattctggagttgcccctggtgagaggcactgagctggagtgggcataattgttgcccctcatcttggtgcctgCATGTTGGGGTTTACACCAGTGATTGAGAAGGTGGCCTCCCTCAGCAAACGTGTGCGGGGACGGGTTCCGActtttgtttgtgcttatgcgccaaacagcagttcggATTACCCACCATTTTTGGAGTttttggagggggtactggagagagCCCcacctggggactccctcgttttgcttggggacttcaacgctcatgtGGGCAATGaaagtgggacctggaggggcgtggttgggaggaacggcccacctgatctgaacttgagtggtgttctgttgttgtacttctgtgctcatcatggattgtccataacgAACACAATGTTTAAGCATAAGGGTGttcatatgtgctcttggcaccaggaaaCCCTAGGCCGTTGTTTCATTTGACCTTCGgctgcatgtcttggacactcgagtgaagagaggggcaggcccaaacgtcaGGTaccctgtagagttactgcaatctttctgagctgtgtgaaaacgaaatttcgttctgtatgcactctgtgtatacaaaatgacaataaagaaagtctaagtctaagtgagatgttccgggcacgtcccaccaggaggaggcccaggggaagacccaggataTGCTGGAGGGAccatgtttctcggctggcctgaaAACGATTTGGGattccctactgaagctgctacccccacgacccgaccccggataagcggaagaggatggatggatggatggatggatggatggatggatggatggatggatggatggatggatggatggatggatggatggatggatggatggaaggatggatggatggacgggaTCACTAAGGCTGTGAATGAGCATAGCAGTAAGTTGAATGAACTACGCTGTAAGTTGGATGCGCTGGAACGCAGGCTGGCTacggtggttgaactcagaggcgagatgggataaaatctgttttaaaaatctgggcgaaaaagcccaacaaatttggaatattggatccgTGGAGCCAGCGATGAAATTACTCTTAAAGCTGACGGAAAAGTTGGTACAGCTTGTTCTAataacaaattgtgtattttaattAGGCTTTCCCACTATCTAAAACTCACCTGGATGTAATGGCGAGATGGCCCAGAACTTCTCGCCCCGCTTCCAGCTTAACGCATCTGTGGATGCATTAAGCTGAGTCAAAAGAGTGCCCCCAGAGTCAacggcagcgccctgtgggcactgTGCGGTGGTGTCCTTAacagcatggcctcagtaaattgtctccccctgaaatatttgtgatgtatgttatggcgattgtactgaaacagtaatttccctctgggattattaaagtatatctgattctgaatcGGAAGGAGATAAAGTCCTGAGAGAGAAGTCTGTAGATGGAATGCCTGATTGACATGTAGGAGGATAAATAAGGTGAGAACAATCTAAGGATAACTGTATAGATGAAAAGGTACCAATGCACGAGTTCAAAGATTCATAATGATATGAAAATATAAAGTACAGCGATGAGAGAGAGATTTACAGCCTGTTATGATCCGTGATAGACAGCATCCAATATctgcagagaggtggcagaTGCATTCATAGAAACAACATCACAGTAATCTAACAGAGGCAGGAAGGCTATTAAGTCAAGAGGCTTCCTGCACTGAAAGGAAAGCAAGATTtgtttctgaagaaaacctctAGTTTGATCTTTAACTTCTTTACATGTTCAATATGGGACTGAAATTATAGAATATTAAAGTATGATTGAGTTAAGAAACAGATAATACGTATAGAATTATctttataatttaaaatctttataAGTATAAAAGTATTTAGtaactttttgtgataaattttcataaattatttagaaCATCTGCGCACATGTTCTTCAATCTGAGGAAGAATcaacaaataacagaaaaagaTCAAAATAGTTTGCTGGACCAATATGAACAATGTTGTGTAACATACTTTAAAACGATCCActgatgttgatatttttagCCTTTGATACTATAGTTCAATCAAAACCAAGCAtgtcaaaaaattattttaaggaaaaATTACTGCAGGAAACTGTACCTAAGTAAAATCCTGTTTTGATTccacaaatgtgtttgtttgatttatattgtaatatataattatattgtaatattacaagGTAGGTTAAAATTGTGAAAAAGGCAAGGagagtttatttgtaaagcacctttcagtaacaagacaattcaaaaaaacatttaagtcaGTTTTCAACTCtgtaaaaaaagatttcaacaGTTTTACTTCAGCTGTGAAAGAAGTTCTGACAGCACCACCTGCTGGAGATAAACTGATAAAGCAGATTGTTTGATTTAACTCGTGGCTAAAAGGTTAAAGTACAGAAAGTAATTTCAGACGTCACTGAACTGAGCTGAGATTCCATTACTGGGTGTCAGATCTCTGCTGAATAAACACGGAAATGGTGGATTGGAAGATTTTaagaagaagcagctgaaactTTAGGTGAGTTTGGCTGTTGAAATAATTCTATCCAAAATGGCTGAGAAAGTCGCTCTCGTTGAAAGTTACCTGAGCTGCCATGTGTGTTCAGAGACTTTCATAGAtcctgtgtctctgagctgcaacCACAGCTTCTGTTCAAGCTGCCTGCAGAAATTCTGGGAACAAGCAGGAAACAAGAACTGTCccaaatgtaaaagaaaatcttcCAATGATTGTCCAGGAATAAACTTCACGCTGAAGGAACTGGCTGACTCTTTTACTGGAAGACAGAAATCTGGATCATCTGAGGTAGAAAAAGGAGAAGAGCAGCTGATGGTGGTCTGCAGCAAACACCAAGAAGACCCTAAACTGTTCTGTAAAGACGAACAGAGAgctgtgtgtcctgtctgtgaGTTTTCTCTCCACCAAAGTCACAAAGTGGTTCCTATAGAACAAGCAGTCAGTGAGATGAAGAAGCAGCTGAAATCAAACTTAAAGTCTCTGCAGGACAAGaggaacaaacacaaacaggtgGAGAAAACATACGAGGATGTGATTCAACACTCCAAGAAGCAGCTGTTgtccacagagagacagatcaGAGCAGAGTTCAACAAGCTCCACCAGTTcctgaaagaggaagaggagtccaGACTGGCAGCTCtaagggaggaagaggagcagaagaggaaGACTATCAGCAGAGAGATGAAGAGGATCCAGGAGCAGATCTCCTCTCTGTCAGACAGCATCTCTGCTGTTGAAGAAGACCTGCAGAAAGACAACGTGTCGTTCCTCAGCAGTTATAAAGCCACTCAGAGCagagccagaggtcagaggtcactgtCAGATCCACAGCTGGtctcaggagctctgatagaTGTGGCCAAACACCTGGGCAACCTGTCCTTCAGAGTCTGGGAGAAGATGAAGAACAAGGTCCACATCAGTCCTGTCATTCTGGACCCAAACACTGCAGATGGATGGCTCTACCTGTCTGATGATCTGACCAGTGTGAGATGTGGAAACACAGAGCAGCGGCTTCCTGATAATCCAGAGAGAAACACTTATTACacctctgtgtttggttctgagGGCTTCAGTTCAGGGAAACACAGCTGGGATGTGGAGGTGGGAGACCATCCTCGCTGGGTTATCGGTTATGTTAAAGAGTCAGTTGACAGAAAGGGAAAGACATCTGCTTCACCAAAATCTGGAACCTGGTGtttacttcatcatgatggtAAATACTCTAATGGTGCTAATAAGACTCTCACCGTGAAGAAGAATCTCCAGAAGATCAGAGTCCAGCTGGACTACGGCAAGGGGAAGGTGTCCTTCTACAACCCTGAAGACATGTCTCAAATCTACACTCACAAGGACACCTTCACTGAGAAACTCTTCCCCTATTTAGGTGTTGGAAAAGCTGCAGATGCCAAAACTTCTGAATTCAAAATCTGCCAAACTTGAAATCTATCAAACtgagattattttttaaagtttctgtttttcaattctcttaatttgtgtttttatataattgTATATTTATTCCGGTCAGAGCAACTTCCCTTTTAAATTCttcataaacacatttaattttcaaagttttaaagCTTTGTTTGAAATTATCAATAGAAAATGACATCTAAAACATAATATGACAATCATAATAGCTTGATATCATCTgagaaattagtttattttacttttgtgaAACCAGTTTATAAAATATACATTCATGAATGTTTTGACTTTAGTGTTTTTCTGTAATCAGAAATGTAGAAAATTGTTAGGTTATTGTTTTTCAAACTGAATCAAATATTTCATCATCATAAGTCTTTCTACAATAATCTCTTAACATCATTGGACATCTCTTTATGTTCTAAAGATTTGAGAATTATTATATTTAGTTTGTTCCTAACTCTGTTTTGTAAACACTTTTAACGCAAGCTCTGATTTCTTAACTGGTTAATCTTTTTAGTCTTGTTTTTAACTATTGTAATGATTCAGTTTAGCAGGaaaactcttaaaataaatctttagaTCCAGTTTTCTGCTCATCgataatttgttttcttttcctcaatGTAAAAGTTATTTCCATGATATTAAAACTGCTGCTGAAAATCATCTTTACTGATTACTTTTAAAGGTGTCTTTAGTTCttcaacacatttatttattttctttgacagTTGAAGAAAAACTCTGTAGTTCACTGGGCTTCAGAACCAGCAGCCAGTTCTATTAGTCCAGTTATTATTGATTCTGATTGAAAGCTTTAAatcaaaaagatttttttctcctgaaacaTTTATCAGAATCAGTTCATATTCACCAGCAGAGTGGATTAATGGAGAACTGTTTCTTATAGCAGTTCTGTTGTTCCTCACAGTAAACTGGATCCAGAACCCAACCTGGTCCAGATGCTTCATGTTCTGGTCTCTTTGCAGTCTGCagagctcctgcagctcctccttgTAAGAGGATCATAAAACTCAGACTGCAGGAAGTTACGTTTGTTCAGAGGACCAAAGTgcagctctggttctgatcagaaaCAAGTCATCATCCTGGTTAAATATTAACGTTACATTTATTACTGTTATGTCATCAAAGCCAAAGCAATTGGATGCTAATTACGTTTTACAGGAACCAAAGGTATTTCACACCCAAAGCAGAAGGTCCGTTtgcactacacttttttaaccgagccaagACCAGCCCGAgttcggtaactgagataactctcgagtgtaaatggtcagcagactgaactgaaccgcgctagacataaccggaccgcgctaaatgcagaccagttcctcaGCAGGtctcagactgtttttttttttttgtcccggttatctgataacgaagagcgcatgagcagaccgcgtcatcccagTCAGCTGTCCGCGTTTTTTTTTACGCCGTGTTTGGctgctgcacgtcccgattcacactcc of the Fundulus heteroclitus isolate FHET01 chromosome 12, MU-UCD_Fhet_4.1, whole genome shotgun sequence genome contains:
- the LOC110369553 gene encoding nuclear factor 7, brain, encoding MAEKVALVESYLSCHVCSETFIDPVSLSCNHSFCSSCLQKFWEQAGNKNCPKCKRKSSNDCPGINFTLKELADSFTGRQKSGSSEVEKGEEQLMVVCSKHQEDPKLFCKDEQRAVCPVCEFSLHQSHKVVPIEQAVSEMKKQLKSNLKSLQDKRNKHKQVEKTYEDVIQHSKKQLLSTERQIRAEFNKLHQFLKEEEESRLAALREEEEQKRKTISREMKRIQEQISSLSDSISAVEEDLQKDNVSFLSSYKATQSRARGQRSLSDPQLVSGALIDVAKHLGNLSFRVWEKMKNKVHISPVILDPNTADGWLYLSDDLTSVRCGNTEQRLPDNPERNTYYTSVFGSEGFSSGKHSWDVEVGDHPRWVIGYVKESVDRKGKTSASPKSGTWCLLHHDGKYSNGANKTLTVKKNLQKIRVQLDYGKGKVSFYNPEDMSQIYTHKDTFTEKLFPYLGVGKAADAKTSEFKICQT